One Halomonas sp. M4R1S46 genomic window carries:
- a CDS encoding TerB family tellurite resistance protein, giving the protein MIESLQRLFQDMMAAGEAPEKGEPTLALATAVLLCEVARADYHLDDAELARLREVLDQRFALDASALDALLAQAREEVDTAVDHHRFVRSVREHCDYAERFDLVRLMWSLALVDGHKDPLEEHRIRRLAELLYVSHGDFVRARLAEEEGARR; this is encoded by the coding sequence ATGATCGAATCCCTGCAACGACTCTTCCAGGACATGATGGCGGCTGGCGAGGCCCCTGAAAAGGGCGAGCCCACCCTGGCGCTGGCCACCGCGGTGCTGCTCTGCGAGGTGGCGCGGGCCGACTACCACCTGGACGACGCCGAGCTGGCGCGCCTGAGGGAGGTCCTCGACCAGCGCTTCGCCCTCGATGCGTCGGCCCTGGACGCCCTGCTCGCCCAGGCCCGCGAGGAGGTCGACACGGCGGTGGATCACCATCGCTTCGTGCGTAGCGTGCGGGAGCATTGCGACTACGCCGAGCGCTTTGATCTGGTCCGTCTGATGTGGTCCCTGGCCCTGGTGGATGGCCACAAGGACCCGCTGGAGGAACACCGCATCCGCCGTCTCGCCGAACTGCTGTACGTCAGTCACGGTGACTTCGTGCGT